The Fusobacterium polymorphum genome segment TTTATCTAGAATCTTTAAATAAGTATAGGCTTCTAGCACACATCTTAACATCGTTTCTTTGCTATCTGGTTTCTTCAGCTCTAAAATTCTTAGAGTTTTTTTACTTTCATTATAAGCAAGTAAATCTATTTTTCCAACATCATCTGTTTGTACATTTTTTAAAGGAGTTTGATAATCTATGATCTTTCCAATTATATCAAAAACTTTCCCTTGATTTTGTGAAAAATCAAATAATTTCATAGCAATAATTTCTTCTTCACGTCTTGAGTCTTTATTTTTTATTTTTCCATCATGACTATCCACTTTATAACTATTTTCTCTACTTATCATTTTTATATCATTAAATAATTCAATATTATTCAGTAACCATTTCGCAATAATTTCTGTATAATAATACCCTTCTTTATCTGATGTTTTTCCTCTATAATTTACAAAATCTTGACTATAAAATTTCCACATTTCAGATTTTGCTACTTCCAATTTTTTTATAATTTCATTTTTTGAATATGTTGACATAATAATCCCTCCCCAAATTTTTATAACTTATTATATCTTAATTATATTTCTATCACAAATAATTTCACAATTTTCATATTTTTTGAACCATTCAGAATTCTCTGTATGAACTGGAATTATGATTTTAGGCTCAATTTTTTTTATTAATTTATCAAAATCTTTTTCATCTGCATGTCCACTTGTGTGTAAAGATATAATTTTTACTCCTTTTTCTTCCATAAATTTTAAAAACTCTTTCATGTTTTCTTGTTTTTTGTAGCCTTCCCACATTGAATAGAATAATACACAACCTTCAAAAGAAAATTCTTTTGAACGATCTTCTAGATACTTTTTCATTGAAGTTCTAACACACATCATAAAATTTTTACTTACTATTTCTTTTTTACCTATTTTATTTTGAGGATAATTTTTTAAAATTTCATATTTATCTTGATTTGTTAAGAATATTCTGACATTAGGAAATGTTCTAGGATTAGGAATATTTCCACCTATAGTATCTGTAATAAGTCCTGCATAGGTATCTAATAGAAATAGTCTTTTAGTTGCATTTGCAATCTTATAGAATGTAACTATTCTATCTATATTAGTTGCTGCCATCAATACAAATACAGGTCTATTATTTCCTTCTAAAAGTTCAATTCCTTTCTTTTCAAGTTCTTTTTCAGTCAGATTTATCTTTCCTATTTTTTCATTTGAAAAATTAGTTCCTTCTGTTATAAGAACATCTACTTTAGGTAATTTTCTTAATAGTGGCTCAAAGGATTTTCTTCCATTGGAACGAAAATCACCTGTATATAATATCTTTTTCCCCTCACAGTCCAATAAAAACATATAAGAATCAAAAGCAGAATGATCACAAAGATAAGGTATTATTTTTATATCTCCTATTAAAAATTCTTCTTCTGTTTTAAAAGTTTTAGGTTCTTTTAAATATTCTTTTCCTATATATTCATTTGAAACCTTATGTATTTCATAGCTTTTTTCTCCCATATATATCGATATTTCAGGAAGAATTTTTGTTGCTAAACCTATATGATCACCATGATAATGGCTAATTAAAACTCCATCATACTTAGGCTTTCCCTTAAATAAGCCCTCAATTTCGGGGATTATTATTTCTTTATCATCTAAATTACTTCCTATATCCAAAATAATTTTTGTATTTTTAGATGAAATTTCTATTATAGAACCACCTATCTGATTTTGTCCACGAAGTATATTTATCTCCATATTTATTCCTTTTCAATTTTTCCAACATATCTATATATAGTTGTAGGTGAGCAAGATAATTTTTGAGCCACAAAATTAATAGCATCTTTTAAATTAAAAAGTCCTTTTTCATATAGTGCTTGTACAATTTCTACTCTTTCTTGTTTAGTCAATCTTCCTAAAGGATAATTAAATTTTAAATTGACTTCTTGAAATATTTTTTCCATAAGAGCTTCTATGTTGTCAGTTGAATTTTCTTCATTACTCTGACTCTTATTTTCATCCATTAGAATATTGTATGAAACATCTGACAAATAATTTTTAACAAACATATCAGGATGAATTATTCTTAAAATTTGGCAGTTTATATCATGAAATTTACTGTCATCAAAGTTTATACATAACATTCCAATAATTTTTTGATTTTCTTTAATAAACATACTAGAAGAACGAACTTTCTTTCCATTCTTTAATAAAACAGTATGATTTACCATACTTTCTTCATTATGATAAGATTTATTTTTTAAAATATGCAAAGTTTCAGTTGAAATTGAATTTTCTAATGTTCTATTGCTTATTTCACCATTAGCTATAGCAATCATTTTAACTTCTTCACCCTTTATTTCATGTAAAACTATTTCAAAAGATGGACCTAAGGTTTTTCCTAAGAAATTAACTAACATTTTATATTGATTTAACAATTCATTTTTCATTTTTTCCCCCAATTAGTGATATAAAAAAAGCTCGTCACTAGCCAGATTTCTTAACGAATAAAATTTAAGAATTCGCTGCAAATTTGCTAAACTCACTTCGTTCAAACACAGCAAAATTTGCTTGGCTCATTCTATTTAATTTTTATTCTAAAATCTGGAATGTAACTCACTTATTTTTATATAAAGTATTTATATAATTTTTATTGACAATATTTTATCATAGTGCTAAAATATTTTCAATTAAAGAATAATATTTGTTTTTATTATGGAATATGTTTTTTTAGAATACTTTTTTCGTTTTAAAGATTAAAATATTATTAAAATATAAAAGAGTGCTGTCCGCTAATCATTTATTGACAACCGGGGTACTATATAATTTAGGAGGTCTATTATGAAAGAATATTTACTTAATGTTCCAGTACCACGCTCTTTTTCTTATGTTAAACGTAACATTCCTGAAGTGACAGTTGAACAAAGGGAACGTGCATTAAAAGCAACTCACTATAATGAATTTGCTTTCCCTGCTGGAATGCTAACAGTGGATATGTTATCAGACTCAGGAACTACTGCTATGACAGATCAACAATGGTCAGCTATGTTCTTAGGTGATGAATCTTATGGAAGAAACAAAGGTTACTATGTATTACTTGATGCAATGAGAGACTGTTTTGAAAGAGGAGATAATCAAAAAAAGATTATAAATCTTGTTCGTACTGATTGCCAAGACATAGAAAAAATGATGAATGAAATGTATCTATGTGAATATGAAGGTGGATTATTCAATGGTGGAGCTGCTCAACTTGAAAGACCTAATGCTTTCTTAATGCCACAAGGTCGTGCTGCAGAATCTATTCTATTTGAAATAGTTCGTAAGATACTTGCTGTTCGTGAACCAGGAAAAGTATTTACTATTCCATCTAATGGACACTTTGATACAACAGAAGGAAATATTAAACAAATGGGCTCAGTTCCTCGTAACTTATATAATAAAGAATTATTATATGAAGTTCCAGAAGGTGGTCGTTATGAAAAAAATCCTTTCAAAGGAGATATGGATATAAATAAACTTCAACAACTTATTGATGCTGTTGGAGCAGAAAATATTCCTATGATATATACAACAGTAACTAATAATACAGTTTGTGGACAAGCAGTTTCTATGAAGAGTATCAGAGAAACTTCAAAAATTGCACATAAATATGAAATACCATTTATGTTAGATGCTGCAAGATGGGCAGAAAACTGTTACTTTATAAAAATGAATGAAGAAGGATATAGAGATAAGTCTATTGCTGAAATTGCAAAAGAAATGTTCTCTTACTGTGATGGGTTCACTGCTTCTCTTAAAAAAGATGGACATGCTAATATGGGAGGAATTTTAGCTTTCCGTGATAAAGGATATTTCTGGAAGAAATTCTCTGATTTCAATGAAGATGGAACAGTTAAAACAGATGTAGGAATCTTATTAAAAGTTAAACAAATATCTTCTTATGGTAATGACTCTTATGGAAGTATGTCAGGTCGTGACATTATGGCACTTGCTGCTGGACTTTATGAATGTTGTAATTTCAACTACTTACATGAAAGAGTTGAACAATGTAACTATCTAGCAGAAGGATTCTATAAAGCAGGTGTTAAAGGTGTAGTTCTTCCAGCAGGTGGACA includes the following:
- a CDS encoding MBL fold metallo-hydrolase translates to MEINILRGQNQIGGSIIEISSKNTKIILDIGSNLDDKEIIIPEIEGLFKGKPKYDGVLISHYHGDHIGLATKILPEISIYMGEKSYEIHKVSNEYIGKEYLKEPKTFKTEEEFLIGDIKIIPYLCDHSAFDSYMFLLDCEGKKILYTGDFRSNGRKSFEPLLRKLPKVDVLITEGTNFSNEKIGKINLTEKELEKKGIELLEGNNRPVFVLMAATNIDRIVTFYKIANATKRLFLLDTYAGLITDTIGGNIPNPRTFPNVRIFLTNQDKYEILKNYPQNKIGKKEIVSKNFMMCVRTSMKKYLEDRSKEFSFEGCVLFYSMWEGYKKQENMKEFLKFMEEKGVKIISLHTSGHADEKDFDKLIKKIEPKIIIPVHTENSEWFKKYENCEIICDRNIIKI
- a CDS encoding helix-turn-helix transcriptional regulator, with protein sequence MKNELLNQYKMLVNFLGKTLGPSFEIVLHEIKGEEVKMIAIANGEISNRTLENSISTETLHILKNKSYHNEESMVNHTVLLKNGKKVRSSSMFIKENQKIIGMLCINFDDSKFHDINCQILRIIHPDMFVKNYLSDVSYNILMDENKSQSNEENSTDNIEALMEKIFQEVNLKFNYPLGRLTKQERVEIVQALYEKGLFNLKDAINFVAQKLSCSPTTIYRYVGKIEKE
- a CDS encoding tryptophanase is translated as MKEYLLNVPVPRSFSYVKRNIPEVTVEQRERALKATHYNEFAFPAGMLTVDMLSDSGTTAMTDQQWSAMFLGDESYGRNKGYYVLLDAMRDCFERGDNQKKIINLVRTDCQDIEKMMNEMYLCEYEGGLFNGGAAQLERPNAFLMPQGRAAESILFEIVRKILAVREPGKVFTIPSNGHFDTTEGNIKQMGSVPRNLYNKELLYEVPEGGRYEKNPFKGDMDINKLQQLIDAVGAENIPMIYTTVTNNTVCGQAVSMKSIRETSKIAHKYEIPFMLDAARWAENCYFIKMNEEGYRDKSIAEIAKEMFSYCDGFTASLKKDGHANMGGILAFRDKGYFWKKFSDFNEDGTVKTDVGILLKVKQISSYGNDSYGSMSGRDIMALAAGLYECCNFNYLHERVEQCNYLAEGFYKAGVKGVVLPAGGHGVYINMDEFFDGKRGHETFAGEGFSIELIRRYGIRVSELGDYSMEYDLKTPEQQAEVANVVRFAINRSVYSQEHLDYVIAAVKALYEDRESIPNMRIVSGHNLPMRHFHAFLEPYPNKEK